ATCTAGTATGGCTATGTACTCACTGTGAATCAGCCATATGTATGAATTATTTTAGGCTCTCCATAAAGTTGATAACTCATTTATGGTGCCTATAAGTTCATAGAATCAACTTTTACAGTCCATAAGTTTGCCATACATGGGTACCCATGCCTTAAATAGCTCAAATTTGCATATGTCACAACCACAATACCATGCATGGTCCTTATGTTCATCTTACGGCCATACATGCTCCCTATACGTAGAATTTTTGAAGATCCCAATAGTAGTCCATGTATAGGTCATTGATTGGACCATAGGTATGGTCCGTAAGATTGGTGTAGTGGTCTTATATAACTTATACAACACGTGGGTCATACGTACGACCTGTACTTCAGcaaaaaatagttaaaaacttGTTCATTCAATTCTTTATGACTCCCACACTTTTGCATAAACATAACATATTGAGATTGGGGCTTAGATTCTATTCTCTTGGATTGGGTCGAGCTATTCACTTTTCACGGCTCAAGCTTTATCCCATAGGTACAAGGTGTTataaaaaatgagtgaaatttaatataaatatatggaTGATATAATTTTTAGTTAGATTTATgggattaacaaaaaaaaattagagtaaataaagttaatatttttttcttgtaatcATATTTAGAACcttgttttgaataattaaatctcaacttttaattattaattatgaaaTGTAGCTCACAACCAAGTAGAAACTTGGGAGAATGACGAGAATGAGGAATTGAGAGGAGCCTCATCTTAGCTCCTAAGATGATTATAATTTTACTTTACCATTACGGagaaaatctctttaaaatataatgtacattttcatttaataaaaattaataagtcAATATGCAACTGATTAATCTTCTTCTTGAATACCTTTCCTAAAATGAGTAAACTTACTCTTCTTCTTTTCCCAATATGTCAAACATATAACCTTGATTAGTGTTTTGTATGTGCAATTATTTGATattgattaatataaaaattaatttataaataattctAATGTAAGACGAGTGAAAAATTGGTCAATATTAGCcactaacaaaaataaatttaagcaaaattttatttttaatatatttttaaggaGCATAAAATTCTACTGTAAATGTGGAttctttaaaaattgaagaaaataatgatgtgCTTTCACAAGCACTGCAACTActatatcaccatttaatattccataagtatttgtattttttctaaaaaaaatactatttaataggttttatttttgtGCATACTCAAATATTGTAAAAACAATCATTTCAAATTTCATAGCCAAAATTGAAATGCTTGCTTGTCTCAATCTATCAAGTTTGTGCCTctataaatcaaatatatatttttttgaatttattgaaGATGGAAAAAATTCAGTAAACACATTTGGTATTACTCTATGACCATGTGTTAAtgataaaatttaattagattgaAGCATTAATAAATTTCCTAATAAGAAAAGTTTGACTAAAAAATTGATCAGAATAAGATCTCAGTCCTTTTTCTAGTCCCTAGACAAATAaggaaaaatgataaatttaattcctaataattttagaaaagcaaaagaaattaAGACTACAATATTTATTCCCAATCATTTAAGGGAAACCAAATTTGATTCCTATAAATTCACTAACAAAAGCACCAAAGTTCCTCACTTTTCTTCATTCTGTTAAACTAATCTCATATACAATTTCTAAATGGCTTCAATCAACGAAGGAAAAAATTATTCAGAGGAAGACCACCAATCAAGAATAGCTAAAATATCAAGGACAGTTAAAAGAATTGCATTCAAGAagcaagaaacaacaaaaacattCCAAAAAGGTGATGATGTTGAAGTAGCAAGTCAAGAATATGGATTCATAGGTTCTTATTACAAAGCAACTATTATTTCTTCTATTGACAATAACAAATACTGGGTCAAGTACACGTCTCTTTTGACTGATGATGAATCCGCACCATTGAAAGGAGTTGTTACTGCTTCTGAGCTCCGCCCTCTTCCTCCTGAACAATATGAGACTATGTctgaaaaagaattttttttgtatgatATGGTTGATGTATTTGCCAATGATGGATGGTGGTTTGGAATCATCAGTGGCATCATTGGACAGGAGTACTATGTCTATTTCCCAACTACTACAGATAATATTGCATATCCTTCTAATGTGTTGAGATTTCATCAAGAATGGTTGAATGAAAAATGGATACTACTGTAGTGTGATATCAGCGTCACTTAATCATTCTCTTTGtcatatagaaaaaaaatcaagtttaGTTGCAAAAAGTTATGTAAGCTgataatgattattatttttgcaGTCAAGAATCTAttaataaaatagttatttaaaattttgttatcCTTACTATCAAATTTTACAATAATTATCATTGTGCTATATAATATGCATTAATTAATTATCGGATCTgccaaataaattttattaattgcaCAAACTTTACAAAATTAAGTTACATATATAGAACAAGTTTCAACATGTTTAAAAGCTAGTCATGCGCTTGCATCCAACCgttcaactaaattttttaaaaaagcttATGCACTCAATGACATTCCTTTcagaatttattgaaatttcacACTACCTAATTAAtactctatttttccttctaTATTTGGTCTACCACTTTAACCTTATAGAATTCTTGTGCATTCTTTTTAACATTTTCTTCGGTATCTTTTTCCTTCTTGAAAAAATCTAGTTTCTATAAATTGAGCTGAGAGGACTACTGATCTCTCACTTCCCATTTGTCCATTTCATAGGAAACTTGCAAACAAAGTTAGTTGCATTTTAGGTATTCCAAGATTGACAAGTCTTATAATGGTTTAAATTAGACGGGTGGAAAAGGAAATTTGCATAATGTCAATGAAAAATAGATTTAGCACTTCAAACCCAAATAACttatctaaaatagaaaaaaattcatTCTCTCCCAAAACACGCTAAATTAGAACATATGTAAGTTAATTTTTGACTATTGGGTGTTCTTCTTTCCATCCTCTCCATATTGTTCATCCTTGAAATAACATATATTTAGGAAAGTGTTTTCAAAGTATCCAGTTTTTAGGGGATTACATCACAAGATTCTTGCGCAGCATGCAAATCACACAAAGAACTATCACTAATGCAATGATATCTCAACTTCTACTTAGTTTCAAAAAGTATCTGCAATCATACCTTCCTCCCTTTCCTTAGGTTATGAATGTGTAACAACTCTCATAGTTATTTTTCACTTTTGATGGAACTTGATTATTTTGTCCCTTTCGATAGTTGTTTAGTGATATTTGTGATCTGCTGgtgtaatagcatgattttgagGTGATACATTTGATAATATGTGAGTTTTCTTGATTTGGTATGTTCAGATGTTCAGATGATTcactttggtcaacatttgaggattttaaggTCGCACTAAAATTCTGTTAGTTGCACTagtttcaaattttcatttttggattagTAGGACCTTTTTATTGCATCTCGAGGTGTTTAAATTAATTTTGGGTAGTTTATTTTATGGTTTGAAGTTTTAAGGCATATATTTGAATTCGTTCAAGATTCATTGGTAGCAGCAAGGCACCATTCGTCCAATAATTGGTTGAGACACATTCAATGTAGAACCCTCGGTTTCAATATAAATATCGTTTTGTTTCAACAATGCAAGCACCATGTTTGTGATTTCCTTGACTTGgctaaatcttttcttatttatatatatttgagtGAACGAACGTTGGAAACATCCTTAACTTTCTAAAAGTATTGAGTGCAGCTTTAATATTTGAAAAGTCACTGTTCCATCATTGTTAGTACAATATATCACAAGATATTTAAACAGTACAAAGCCTTTAAGAATTACAAGGTGGAGGACAGGAATCAAGATCTCTGGATTCAAGAATGTAAGTAGGATAAGGAGTAAGTGAAAATGTCTAAATTAATCAAAGAATAGAGGAACATATAAAGAGGTAATAATTTTT
This DNA window, taken from Capsicum annuum cultivar UCD-10X-F1 unplaced genomic scaffold, UCD10Xv1.1 ctg5501, whole genome shotgun sequence, encodes the following:
- the LOC107871647 gene encoding protein AGENET DOMAIN (AGD)-CONTAINING P1-like; this translates as MASINEGKNYSEEDHQSRIAKISRTVKRIAFKKQETTKTFQKGDDVEVASQEYGFIGSYYKATIISSIDNNKYWVKYTSLLTDDESAPLKGVVTASELRPLPPEQYETMSEKEFFLYDMVDVFANDGWWFGIISGIIGQEYYVYFPTTTDNIAYPSNVLRFHQEWLNEKWILL